The window CCAAGGCGCTGTTCGAGGCCTTGCGCGGGGCGGCCGAGGCGCATGTTGCCGGCATGGAAGTGCGCTGGCAGTGCGATAGCCATACGGGCGAGTTGCTGTGCAACCGCGACACCTTGGTCGGAACCGTGCTCAATCTGATCGATAACGCCATTCAGGCCGCCGGCCGCGAGGCACGCCTGAAGATTCATCTGTCCACGCGCGGCAACCGCTTGCGCCTGTGCGTCAGCGACAACGGTCCGGGCATCGACGCCGCGACGCTGGCGCGTCTCGGCGAGCCCTTCTTCACCACCAAGACCACCGGTACCGGCCTCGGCCTGGCGGTGGTCAAGGCCGTCGCGCGTGCGCACCAGGGCGAGCTGCAATTGCGCTCGCGACCGGGGCGCGGCACCTGCGCCATCTTGCTGTTGCCGCTGATTCCCACGGCGCAATCGATTCAGGAGTAGATGTCGATGACTGCCAAAATCCTATTGGTCGAAGATGACCGCGCGCTGCGCGAGGCCCTGGCCGATACCCTGCTGATCGGCGGGCATGAGTACCTGGCGGTGGATTGCGCCGAAACCGCGCTCGAGGCGCTCGGCCGCGAGGTGTTCAGCCTGGTGATCAGTGACGTCAACATGCCGGGCATGGATGGCCATCAGTTGCTCGGGCGTATCCGCGCGCAATACCCACAGTTACCGGTGTTGCTGATGACGGCCTTCGGCGCGGTCGAGCGGGCGGTGGATGCCATGCGCCAGGGCGCGGCCGACTATCTGGTCAAGCCCTTCGAACCGCAGGTGCTGCTGGAGTTGGTGGCGCGCCATGCCCTTGGCCGTCTCGGTCGTGGCGACAGCGACGGTCCCGTGGCGATGGAACCGGCCAGCCGACAGCTGCTGGAATTGGCCGCCCGGGTGGCGCGCAGCGACTCGACCGTGCTGATCACCGGCGAGTCCGGTACCGGCAAGGAGGTTCTGGCGCGCTACATTCACCAGCAGTCGCCGCGTGCGACCAAGCCCTTCATCGCCATCAACTGTGCGGCGATTCCCGACAACATGCTCGAGGCCACCTTGTTCGGTCACGAAAAGGGCGCCTTCACCGGCGCCATTGCCGCGCAGCCGGGCAAGTTCGAGTTGGCCGACGGCGGCACCATTCTGCTCGACGAGATTTCCGAGATGCCGCTAGGCCTGCAGGCCAAGCTGTTGCGCGTGTTGCAGGAGCGTGAGGTGGAGCGGGTCGGTGCGCGCAAGCCGATTGTTCTGGACATCCGCGTGCTGGCCACCAGCAACCGCGATCTGGCCGGGGAAGTGGCGGCCGGGCGTTTCCGTGAGGATCTGTACTACCGGCTTTCGGTATTCCCGCTGGCGTGGCGCCCGCTGCGTGAACGCACCGCCGATATTCTGCCGCTGGCCGAGCGCCTGCTCGGCAAGCACGCCAAAAAAATGAATCAGGCCAATGTGCGCCTGTCGCCGGAGGCGCAGCGTTGCCTGGTTGTCCATGCCTGGCCGGGCAATGTGCGCGAGCTGGACAACGCCATCCAGCGCGCGTTGATTCTCCAGCAGGGCGGGCTGATCCAGCCGCACGACCTGTGCCTGACCGCGCCGATCGGCCTGGCACCGGCGCCGCTCATGCCGCCGCCGGTGCTGTCGGTGGCGAGCCCGGTCAGCCTGGTCGAAGCGCCGCTGGCCGAGCCCGCGAGCGCCTTGGGCGAAGACATGCGTCGCCACGAGTATCAGATGATCATCGACACCTTGCGTTCCGAGCGCGGCCGCCGCAAGGAGGCCGCCGAGCGCCTGGGCATCAGCCCACGCACCCTGCGTTACAAGCTGGCGCAGATGCGTGATGCGGGAATGGATGTCGAGGCTTATCTGTTCGCCAGCTGAAGCCTGCACCGTAGGATGGGTTGAGCGCAGCGATACCCATGAAACTCTGTCGATGGGTATCGCGCTGCTCAACCCATCCTACGAAAAGCAAAGCCCGGTCCTGTATCGGGCTTTGCTTTTCCTGCCGTTGCTTGCATTTGGCACCCTTGTTGCACTTACCCCTGCAAAGCGCCAAGCGGTGTCAAAAAACCGCGGCCAGCGGAGGAAGTTATGAGCCAGGGTGTCGAATTCAATCGTCTGATGTTGGAAATGCGCTCCATGCAAATGGAGGCGATGGCGCGCAGCAAGCCGGCGGTCAGCGTGCCTGAGCCAGGGGCGCCGAGCTTTTCCGACATGCTTGGGCAGGCGGTGAACAAGGTCAACGAGACCCAGCAGACGTCCACCCAGATGGCCGAAGCCTTCGAGATCGGCAAGAGCGGCATCGACCTCACCGATGTGATGATCGCTTCGCAGAAAGCCAGCGTGTCGTTCCAGGCCATGACCCAGGTGCGCAACAAGCTGGTCCAGGCCTATCAAGACATCATGCAAATGCCGGTGTAAGGCGGAACTAATTCATGGCTGAAGCAGTGATCAGTAACGTTCCCGCCAAGGCGGATGCGCAGGAGCCGAAGAAGCCGTTGTTCGGCCTGGCGTTCCTGGAAAACCTTTCCGAGATGAGCATGCTGCGCCAGGTCGGCCTGCTGGTCGGCCTGGCCGCCAGCGTGGCGATCGGCTTTGCCGTGGTGCTGTGGTCGCAACAGCCGGATTACCGGCCGCTGTACGGCAGCCTGGCGGGGATGGATGCCAACCAGGTCACCGAGACCCTGGCCGCCGCCGACATCAAGTACAGCATTGAGCCCAGCACCGGTGCCTTGCTGGTCAAGGCCGACGATCTGGCCCGCGCGCGGATGAAGCTGGCCGGCGCCGGCATCGCTCCGCAGGACAGCAGCGTCGGCTTCGAGATTCTCGACAAGGACCAGGGCCTCGGCACCAGCCAGTTCATGGAAGCCACCCGCTACCGGCGCGGCCTGGAAGGCGAGCTGGCGCGCACGGTGTCGAGCCTCAACAACGTCAAGGGCGCGCGCGTGCACCTGGCGATTCCGAAAAGCTCGGTGTTCGTCCGCGACGAGCGCAAGCCCAGCGCCTCGGTGCTGGTCGAGCTGTATCCGGGGCGCTCGCTGGAGCCGAGCCAGGTGATGGCGATCATCAACCTGATCTCCACCAGCGTGCCGGAACTGGACAAGTCGCAAGTCACAGTGGTCGACCAGAAGGGCAACCTGTTGTCCGATCAGCAGGAGCAGTCCGAGCTGAGCATGGCCGGCAAGCAGTTCGATTTCACCCGGCGCATGGAAGGCAGCCTGACCCAGCGGGTCGACAACATCCTGCGTCCGGTGCTGGGCGGCGACCGCTTCAAAGCGGAAGTCTCCGCCGACGTCGACTTCAGCGCGGTGGAATCCACCGCCGAGATGTTCAACCCCGACCAGCCGGCGTTGCGCAGCGAGCAGAAGGTCAACGAGGAGCGCCACAGCAGCCTGCCGCCGCAAGGCGTGCCGGGCGCGCTGTCCAACCAGCCGCCGGCGCCGGGCACGGCGCCGCAGCAAGCCAACGCCCCGGCCGCGCAGGCGCCGGCGGGGCCGGTGGCGGCCGGTCGGCCGCTGCTGGACGCCAATGGTCAGCAGGTCATCGACCCGGCCAGCGGCCTGCCGAAGCTGGCGCCGTACCCGGCCGACAAGCGCGAGCAGGCGACCCGCAACTACGAGCTGGACCGTTCGATCAGTCACACCAAGCAGCAGCAGGGCCGTCTGCGCCGGCTTTCCGTCGCGGTGGTGGTGGACGACCAGTTCAAGGTCGATGCCAAGAGCGGTGAAGTCACCCGCACGCCCTGGAGCGCCGCCGATATCGCCCGCTTCACCCGTCTGGTGCAGGACGCGGTCGGCTTCGACGCCAGCCGTGGCGACAGCGTCAGCGTGATCAACACGCCGTTCACCGCCAGCCAGGGTGAAGAGATCATCGACATCCCGTTCTACACCCAGCCCTGGTTCTGGGACATCGTCAAGCAAGTGCTCGGCGTGCTGTTCATCCTCGTCCTGGTGTTCGGCGTGTTGCGCCCGGTGCTCAACAACATCACCGGCGGCAAGGGCAAGGAGCTGATGGCCAGCGGCCCCGGTGGCGATATTGATCTGGGCGACATGGGCGGTCTGGATGGCGCGCTGTCGGCCGATCGCGTGAGCCTCGGCGGGCCTGGGCAGATCCTGCTGCCGAGCCCGAGCGAGGGTTATGATGCGCAACTGAATGCGATCAAGGGCCTGGTAGCCGAAGACCCGGGTCGTGTGGCTCAAGTCGTCAAAGAGTGGATCAACGCCGATGAGTGATACCCGCGTCGCCACCAAACTGAGCAAGGTCGACAAGGCCGCGATTCTCCTGCTCTCGCTCGGCGAAACTGATGCCGCGCAGGTGCTGCGCCACCTCGGGCCGAAGGAAGTGCAGAAGGTCGGGGTGGCCATGGCTCACATGCGCAACGTCCAGCGCGAGCAGGTCGTGCAGGTGATGGGCGAGTTCGTCGAGACCGTCGGCGATCAGACCAGCCTCGGCGTCGGCGCCGACAGCTACATCCGTCGCATGCTCACCCAGGCCCTCGGCGAGGACAAGGCCGGCAACCTGATCGACCGCATCCTCCTCGGCGGCAGCACCAGCGGTCTGGACAGCCTGAAGTGGATGGAGCCGCGCGCGGTCGCCGACGTGATCCGCTACGAGCACCCGCAGATCCAGGCCATCGTGGTCGCCTACCTCGACCCCGATCAGGCCGGCGAAGTGCTCGGCCATTTCGATCACAAGGTGCGCCTGGACATCGTCCTGCGCGTGTCGTCGCTGAACACCGTGCAACCGGCGGCGCTCAAGGAGCTCAACCTGATCCTCGAGAAGCAGTTCTCCGGCAGCGCCAACAGCTCGCGGGCGACCATGGGCGGCGTCAAGCGCGCGGCAGACATCATGAACTTCCTCGACAGCTCGATCGAAGGCCAGCTGATGGACTCGATCCGCGAAGTCGACTCGGATCTGTCGACCCAGATCGAGGACCTGATGTTCGTCTTCGACAACCTCGCCGATGTCGACGACCGCGGCATCCAGGCGTTGCTGCGCGAGGTTTCCTCGGATGTGCTGGTGCTGGCGCTCAAGGGCGCCGACGAGGGGGTCAGGGAAAAGGTCTTCAAGAACATGTCCAAGCGCGCCGCCGAACTGCTGCGCGACGATCTGGAAGCCCGCGGCCCGGTGCGAGTCAGCGACGTCGAAGCGGCGCAGAAGGAAATCCTCACCATCGCCCGGCGCATGGCCGAGGCCGGGGAAATCGTCCTCGGCGGCAAGGGCGGCGAGGAGATGTTGTAGGTGCGATGGGGCACCGATCGTAGGTTGGCGTTGAGCGCAGCGATACCCAACAAGCGTCAGGTCGGGCCACGCAGCGTTTCGTGTGGAAAGTAGATCAGCAAAACGCCGGCAAGATGGGTATCGCTTCGCTCCACCCATCCTACGGACTAAGCCCTTTACCGGATAATCCCAAACCATGTCGACCAAGGAAAACCCCAGCGAGCTGATCCGCGCCAAGGACGTCAGCGTCTTCGATCGCTGGGCCCTGCCGAGCTTCGATCCGGCCGGTGAGGCGCCCGTAGTCGAGGCGCTCGAGGCCGAGGCTGTCAGCCTGCCGGTCGAAGCCAGCGAACCCTCCGCCCAGGGCGAAGAGGTGCCGGTCGAGACCGTCAAGCCGCTGACGCTCGACGAGCTGGAGGCGATTCGTCAGGACGCCTACAACGAAGGCTTCGCCACCGGCGAGAAAGACGGCTTCCGCGCCGGTCAGCTGAAAGCCAAGCAGGAAGCCGAACTGGCGCTCAACGCCAAGCTGGCCAGCCTGGAAGCCCTGATGCAGCATTTGTTCGAGCCGATTGCCGAGCAGGATCAGCAGCTCGAGCATTCGCTGGTCACCTTGGTCAACCATGTCACCCGCCAAGTGATCCAGCGTGAGCTGGCCCTCGACTCCAGCCAGATCCGCCATGTCCTGCGCGAGGCGCTCAAGCTGTTGCCGATGGGCGTCGAGAATGTGCGTATCCACATCAACCCGCAGGATTTCGCCGTGGTCAAAGCCCTGCGCGAGCGCCACGAAGAGAGCTGGCGCCTGCTCGAGGACGAGGCGCTGCTGCCCGGCGGCTGCCGGGTCGAAACCGAGCACAGCCGCATCGATGCCAGTGTCGAAACGCGCCTGAGCCAGGCCATCAAGCAATTGTTCGAGCAGCAGCGCGAGCAGGCGGTGCATCCACTGGCGGCCGACATCACCCTGGGCCTCGATGCGGCCGAGCCTGCCCATGCGTCTTGAGCGCACCAGTTTCGCCAAGCGCATGGCCGGCTATGCCGGCGCCGTGCAGCTGCCGGAACAGCCGGTGGTCGAGGGCCGTCTGCTGCGCATGGTCGGCCTGACCCTGGAGGCCGAAGGGCTGCGCGCGGCGGTCGGCAGCCGCTGCCTGGTGATCAACGACGGCGACTACCACCCGGTGCAGGTCGAGGCCGAGGTGATGGGTTTTTCCGGCAGCAAGATCTTCCTCATGCCGGTCGGCAGCCTCGCCGGCATCGCCCCCGGCGCCCGCGTGGTGCCGCTGCCGGATACCGGCCGCCTGCCGATGGGCATGAGCATGCTCGGCCGGGTGCTCGACGGGGTCGGCAACGCCCTCGACGGCAAGGGCCGGATGCGTGCCGAGGACTGGGTGCCGATGGACGGGCCGACCATCAACCCGCTCAACCGGCATCCGATCAGCGAGCCGCTGGATGTCGGCATCCGCTGCATCAACGGCCTGTTGACGGTCGGCCGCGGCCAGCGTCTTGGCCTGTTCGCCGGTACCGGCGTGGGTAAATCGGTGTTGCTCGGCATGATGACCCGCTTCACCGAGGCGGAGATCATCGTCGTCGGGCTGATCGGCGAGCGGGGCCGTGAGGTCAAGGAGTTCATCGAGCACATCCTCGGCGAAGAAGGCCTCAAGCGCTCGGTGGTGGTCGCCTCGCCGGCCGACGATGCGCCGCTGATGCGCCTGCGCGCGGCGATGTACTGCACGCGCATCGCCGAATACTTCCGCGACAAGGGCAAAAATGTCCTGCTGCTGATGGATTCGTTGACCCGCTACGCCCAGGCCCAGCGCGAGATCGCCCTGGCCATCGGCGAGCCGCCGGCGACCAAGGGCTATCCGCCGTCGGTGTTCGCCAAGCTGCCGAAGCTGGTCGAGCGTGCCGGCAACGCGGAGAAGGGCGGCGGCTCGATCACCGCGTTCTACACCGTGCTGTCCGAGGGCGACGACCAGCAGGACCCGATCGCCGACTCGGCGCGCGGCGTCCTCGACGGCCACTTCGTGCTGTCGCGGCGGCTGGCCGAGGAGGGGCATTACCCGGCCATCGACATCGAGGCCTCGATCAGCCGGGTCATGCCGCAGGTGGTCAGCGAGGAGCACATGCGCCAGGCGCAGCGCTTCAAACAGCTGTGGTCGCGCTACCAGCAGAGCCGCGACCTGATCAGCGTCGGCGCCTATGTGGCCGGCGGCGATCCGGACACCGACCTGGCCATCGCCCGCCTGCCGGCCATGCAGCAGTATCTGCGTCAGGGCCTGCGCGAGAGCGAGGGGCTGGCGCAGAGCGGCGCCCAGCTGACCGGGGTATTCGGGCGGCCGACTTAAGGCGCATCGAGTGGCCGTCGTAGGTTGGCGTTGAGCGCAGCGATACCCAACGAGCGGCAGATCGGGCAGCGAAGAATCTTGTATTAGGAATTAAACGCCGGATGGCATCGGAATGATGGGTATCGCGTTGCTCAACCCATCCTACGAGTTGGTCGGCATAAGGGCTTGTGCATGAACACGGGATCTACATTTCCAGCTGTTGGCCTGGCGCCATGACCCTCAGTCGCGCCAAGCGTCTGCAGCCAGTCATCGAAATGGCCGAGCGCGACGAGCGCGAGGCCGCGCGTCAACTTGGCCATCAGCAGGGGTTGGTCAAGCAGGCGGAGGCCAAGCTCGGCGAGCTCGAGCGTTACCGTGGCGATTATCAGCAGCAATGGCTGAGCGAAGGCCAGCGTGGGGTTTCCGGGCAATGGCTGATGAACTACCAGCGCTTCCTGTCGCAGCTGGAGACCGCCATCGGCCAGCAGCGCCAGAGCACCAACTGGCATCGCGACAACCTGAATAAGGCGCGTGAGCTCTGGCAGCAGCGCTATGCGCGGCTGGAAGGCCTGCGCAAGCTGGTGCAACGCTATCAGGACGAAGCGCGGCTGGCCGCCGACAAACGCGAGCAACGCCTGCTCGACGAGCTGTCGCAGCGCCTGCATAAGGCTGGGCAGGAGTGAATGGCGCGCAGACGGGTGCCGCCCGAGTGTCAGGAGCAAGCCGCTTTCCCAGGGCTGCATCACCGGCAACGGCGGTTTTTGCATAGCCTGGTGAATGGTGGTTGCCGCCGACCGTTGCGGGTGCTAAATCTTCCACCTTCGTAGTTGTCCGATCTTTTCGTTGCATAAGGAGTTCTGCATGGCGATCACCTCGCACCCCTCGGCCGATGGACAGGAACTGACCATCTCGATCCAGGGGCGTTTTGATTTCGGTGCGCATCAGGAATTTCGCGATGCCTACGAGCGCGTGAACCTCTCTCCGAAACGCTACGTCGTCGATCTCGAGGGCACCACTTACCTCGACAGTTCGGCGCTCGGCATGCTGCTGTTGCTGCGCGATCATGCCGGCGGCGACCATGCGCAGATCAGTCTGGTCAACTGCAACCCGAACGTGCGCAAGATCCTCGCCATTTCCAACTTCGAGCAGCTGTTCAAGATCGCCTGACACCATGCCTACGCGTCTGTCCATTCTGATCGCCGAGGACAACGCAGCCGATCGCATGCTGCTGTCGACCATCGTCAATCGCCAGGGTCACCGGGTGCTGACCGCCAGCAACGGCCTGGAGGCGGTGGCGCTGTTCGAGCAGGAACGCCCGCAGCTGGTGTTGATGGACGCCCTGATGCCGGTGATGGACGGTTTCGAGGCGGCGCGGCGGATCAAGCAATCGGCCGGCGAGGCGCTGGTGCCGATCATCTTCCTCACCTCGTTGACCGAGGGCGAAGCGCTGGTGCGCTGCCTGGAGGCCGGCGGCGACGACTTCCTCGCCAAGCCCTACAACCGGGTGATCCTCGAGGCCAAGATCAAGGCCATGGATCGCCTGCGCCGCCTGCAGGCCACTGTGTTGGAACAGCGCGACCTGATCGCCCGGCACAACGAGCACCTGTTGTCTGAGCAGCGGGTGGCCAAGGCGGTGTTCGACAAGGTGGCGCACTCCGGTTGTCTCGACGCGCCGAACATCCGCTACCTGCAATCGCCCTATGCGCTGTTCAATGGCGATCTGCTGTTGGCCGCCTACAAGCCCTCCGGCGGCATGCACGTGTTGCTCGGCGATTTCACCGGCCATGGCTTGCCGGCGGCGATCGGTGCCATGCCGCTGGCCGAGGTGTTCTATGGGATGACCGCCAAGGGCCATTCCATGACCGAAATCCTTCGCGAGATGAATGCCAAGCTCAAGCGCATCCTGCCGCTGGGGGTATTCTGCTGCGCGACCCTGGTCAACATCAGCCTCCAGCGTCGTACCCTGAAGGTCTGGAACGGCGGCCTGCCGGATGGCCACCTGTTGCGCGCCGGCAATGGCGAACGGCTGCCGCTGGTGTCGCGCCATTTGCCGCTGGGGGTGCTGGAGCCGGAGGCCTTCAACGACGACTGCGAGATCTACCCGCTAGAGCCCGGCGACCGCGTGTTCCTGTTCTCCGATGGCGTGCTGGAGGCGCAGGACAGTGAGGAGCGCTTGTTTGGCGAAGAGCGCTTGCAGGCGCTATTCGAGGCCAATCGTCAGCTCGAGCGGCTGTTCGAGGAGATCCAGCAGGCGCTGAGCCATTTTCGCGGCAAGGCGCAGGACGACATCAGCATGGTCGAGGTGCAGCTGGTCGAGGAGGGCGCCTTGCCGCGGCCACCGCTGGCCTTCGTCGACAGCGGCCAGAGCAGTCCGCTGGATTGGGCGGCCAGCTTCGAGTTCCGCGCCCAGACCTTGCGCCGCTTCAACCCGCTACCGTTCCTGCTGCAACTGCTCCTCGAAGTGCGGGGCCTGCGCGCCCAGGGCGGGGCGCTGTACAGCGTGCTCGCCGAGCTGTACTCGAATGCCCTCGAACACGGCGTCATGGGCCTGGATTCGACGCGCAAGCGCGATGCCGTCGGTTTCACCGAGTACTACCGCGAGCGTGGCGAGCGGCTCGCCAGCCTCGACCAGGGCTACGTGCGCTTCCACCTGCAACTGCTGCCCGAGGCGGACGGCGGGCGCTTGGTCATCCGGGTCGAGGACAGCGGCGCCGGCTTCGATGTCGAGCGGGTGCTGGCCCAGCAGCAGGCTCTGGACTGCTTCAGCGGTCGTGGCTTGCGCCTGGTGCGCGAGCTGACGCAGAACTGTTCCTGGGAGAACGATGGGCGGGTGGTCTGCGTGGAGTTTCACTGGTCGGCTCAGGCATAATTCCGTCACCTACGATCAAGGAGTGACCGGGTGGCCGATTTGCATCTCGACAATGCCGTGCTGCTGGCTCTGCAGGACGTGATGGAAGACGAATATCCGCTGTTGTTGGATACCTTCCTGGCCGACTCCGAAGAGCGTGTGCGCTCGCTCAACGCGGCCCTGCAGGGCCGCGACGCGCAGGCGCTGCGGCTGGCGGTACACAGCTTCAAGGGCAGCTGCAGCAATATGGGTGCGCCGCTGTTGGCCGCCCTGTGCAAACAGCTGGAAGAGATCGGCCGCCGCGAGCAACTGGCGGAAGCGCCAGCCGTGCTCGAGCAGATTGAGCGTGAGTTCGCCATCGTCCGCATCCTGTTCAAATCCGAGCGCCAGCGCTACCAATCGCGCACCTGAGCGCCGGACTGTCCCGGTCCAAACAGCCTGTTAAGCACCCTTCGCACAAAAGCTGGCCCAAGCCTTGCTACAAGCCCTGGCACGACCCATCCACATTCGTAGGGTGGGTTAGCCGCAGGCGTAACCCGCCAACCCTGCTGGACGTCGGTGTCCATGGCAACACCGCTGGTGGGTTACGCCGCTGCGCGGCTAACCCAGCCTACAGAAGCCGTGCTCAATATCTAACCGGTACATAGCCATTTTTAACGCCGCGTGGCCGACGCGCAGCAGATCGTAAACACTCCGCACAAAAGCTGGCCCAAGCCTTGCTATATCCCTGGCACGACCCATCCAGCACGGAGAGTGCCCATGTCCGTTGCCCCCGACCTGCTCCTCACGTCGAAACCCGAGGTGAAGCCCAAGGCGCCTGTGGCGAAAGCCCCGGCGCATACGGCCGAACCGCGTAAAGACGAGGCTTCCAGCTTCGCCCAGGTGTACGCCAAGGAGCGTCAGGCAAAGGCCGCCGAAGGTAATGATGAGGCGGCCAAAGCGAAGTACGACAAGTCCAAGGAGCCCGAGCGCGCCGACGATACGACGGCCGTGGTTGCCGCCGGCGAGCCACCGCTTGCCGATAGCGGCAAACCCTTGCCGACCGAGCCGGCGCAGCCCGATCCAGCCATGCTGCTGGCCATGGCCGGACAGATGCCGGGCGAGGACGGTGTGCTGCTCGATGTCGAGGCCGAAGGCGAGGAGGCTGCCGCGCTACCGCTGTCGGCCGGCACCAACCTCATGGGTTCCGGGCCGGCGAGCCTGACCGAGGCCAGTCACGACCCGCAGTTGGATGCGCTGAACGAGGTGGCCGGCGTCAACCTGGCGCTCGGTCTTGGCGCCAAGAACCCAGCTGTCGCTCAGCAGTCTGCGGCATCCGCCGGCGCGCCACCGGCGCTCAACAGCGTGCAGGGCTTCGCCGCCGCCATGGCGGCCTTGAGCGACCCGGCCAAGCTGCAGGGTGAAGCCAAGTTGGAGGCGGAATTGCCACTGGACGAGCTGAGCGGCGAGGGCCTGGAAGGCCTCAAGGACAGTCCAAGCGACCTGCGCACGGAGAGTTTCGCCAACCGTCTGAGTGCCCTCAGCCAGGCTATCGCCCAGCAGAGTGCGCCGAGCCAGCGGACCGCGCTGGTGCCAGGGCAGCCGATTCCGATGCAGCAGGGCGGCTGGAGCGAGGCGGTGGTCGACCGGGTCATGTGGCTGTCCAGCCAGAACCTCAAGTCCGCCGAGATCCAGCTCGACCCGACTGAGCTCGGGCGCCTGGAAGTGCGCATCCACATGGCCCAGGACCAGACCCAGGTGACTTTCGCCAGTCCCAACGCCGGTGTGCGCGATGCCCTGGAGGGGCAGATGCACCGCCTGCGCGACATGTTCGCCCAGCAGGGCATGAACCTGCCCGATGTGAATGTCTCCGACCAGTCGCTCAATCGCGGCTGGCAGGGACAGGGGCAGGGTGAAAGCGGTCGCGGTGCCTCTCAGTTCCGTGGCGGCGGCGAGCACTTCGGCGCTGACGAGGAGGTGAGCCTGAGTGTCAGCGAGATCCGCTCCTCCGCCGGCGGTGGCGGGCGCAGCCTGGTGGACTATTACGCCTGACGCGGATGGCCGTAGGTTGTGAGGCGCGCAGCGACGAAGCCCAACAGCGAGCTTTCTGCACCCTGGGCGTGGGGCTTCGCCGCGCTCAGCTTTTGTAGAGTGGGTTAGCCGCGTAGCGGCGTAACCCACCAGCGGTGCCGCCCCAGGCTCCGCTGTTCGGCAGGGTTGGTGGGTTACGCCTTCGGCTAACCCACCCTTGAATCTGCGTTCTTGTTCCAGGCCTCCCCCGGAGTTCCGTGAAGAACCTTTCATTCAGGGTGACAGCCTCCGGCCATCCTGATATATCCGCTGGCCTCCGACGGCGAGGCAGGGAAGCTGGCATAACACTTGCTGAATCCCCCGCAACGCGCTTGCAACACCCAACAGTGACGGATTATTGGCATGGCTAAGAAAGAACCGGCACCGCCGCTGCCCGGCAGCGACGCGAAACCGGCAGGCAAACTCAAGCTCATCATCGTGATCGCCGTGGCCTTGCTGCTGGCGGTTGGCCTGTCCATCGGCGGTACTTGGCTGGTGCTGCACAAGAACTCGGCGGCCGACGAGGCCAAGAGCGAGGAGGCGGCCGAGGGTGCCGCTCCCGGCAAGCAACCGGCCATTTACGAACAACTGGCCCCGGCCTTCGTGGTCAACTTCAAACAGGATGGCCGGCAACGATACATGCAGGTCAGCATTGCCCTGATGGCGCGTGACGAGGCCCAGTTGAAAGCCCTGAAAGTCCACTTGCCGATGTTGCGCAACCGTCTGGTGATGTTGTTTTCCGGTCAGGACTTCAACGCCCTGACCACCCCGGTGGGCAAGGAAATGCTGCGTCAGCAGGCCACCGCCAGCGTGCAGGAACTGGCGCAGAAGGAGATCGGGCAGACGGTCGTCGAGCAAGTGCTGTTCACCAATTTCGTTTTGCAATAAGCACAAGGGGCCCCGCATGGCCGTACAAGATCTGCTCTCCCAGGACGAGATCGACGCCCTGTTGCATGGCGTCGACGACGGCCTGGTCGAGGCCGAGGACGCCGCCGAGCCGGGCAGCATCAAGAACTACGATCTGTCCAGCCAGGACCGCATCGTCCGCGGACGCATGCCGACCCTGGAGATGATTAACGAGCGTTTCGCCCGTTACACCCGCATCAGCATGTTCAACCTGTTGCGCCGCTCGGCGGACGTGGCGGTCGGCGGCGTGCAG is drawn from Pseudomonas cavernae and contains these coding sequences:
- a CDS encoding fused response regulator/phosphatase encodes the protein MPTRLSILIAEDNAADRMLLSTIVNRQGHRVLTASNGLEAVALFEQERPQLVLMDALMPVMDGFEAARRIKQSAGEALVPIIFLTSLTEGEALVRCLEAGGDDFLAKPYNRVILEAKIKAMDRLRRLQATVLEQRDLIARHNEHLLSEQRVAKAVFDKVAHSGCLDAPNIRYLQSPYALFNGDLLLAAYKPSGGMHVLLGDFTGHGLPAAIGAMPLAEVFYGMTAKGHSMTEILREMNAKLKRILPLGVFCCATLVNISLQRRTLKVWNGGLPDGHLLRAGNGERLPLVSRHLPLGVLEPEAFNDDCEIYPLEPGDRVFLFSDGVLEAQDSEERLFGEERLQALFEANRQLERLFEEIQQALSHFRGKAQDDISMVEVQLVEEGALPRPPLAFVDSGQSSPLDWAASFEFRAQTLRRFNPLPFLLQLLLEVRGLRAQGGALYSVLAELYSNALEHGVMGLDSTRKRDAVGFTEYYRERGERLASLDQGYVRFHLQLLPEADGGRLVIRVEDSGAGFDVERVLAQQQALDCFSGRGLRLVRELTQNCSWENDGRVVCVEFHWSAQA
- a CDS encoding STAS domain-containing protein, whose protein sequence is MAITSHPSADGQELTISIQGRFDFGAHQEFRDAYERVNLSPKRYVVDLEGTTYLDSSALGMLLLLRDHAGGDHAQISLVNCNPNVRKILAISNFEQLFKIA
- the fliJ gene encoding flagellar export protein FliJ, which encodes MTLSRAKRLQPVIEMAERDEREAARQLGHQQGLVKQAEAKLGELERYRGDYQQQWLSEGQRGVSGQWLMNYQRFLSQLETAIGQQRQSTNWHRDNLNKARELWQQRYARLEGLRKLVQRYQDEARLAADKREQRLLDELSQRLHKAGQE
- the fliI gene encoding flagellar protein export ATPase FliI, with product MRLERTSFAKRMAGYAGAVQLPEQPVVEGRLLRMVGLTLEAEGLRAAVGSRCLVINDGDYHPVQVEAEVMGFSGSKIFLMPVGSLAGIAPGARVVPLPDTGRLPMGMSMLGRVLDGVGNALDGKGRMRAEDWVPMDGPTINPLNRHPISEPLDVGIRCINGLLTVGRGQRLGLFAGTGVGKSVLLGMMTRFTEAEIIVVGLIGERGREVKEFIEHILGEEGLKRSVVVASPADDAPLMRLRAAMYCTRIAEYFRDKGKNVLLLMDSLTRYAQAQREIALAIGEPPATKGYPPSVFAKLPKLVERAGNAEKGGGSITAFYTVLSEGDDQQDPIADSARGVLDGHFVLSRRLAEEGHYPAIDIEASISRVMPQVVSEEHMRQAQRFKQLWSRYQQSRDLISVGAYVAGGDPDTDLAIARLPAMQQYLRQGLRESEGLAQSGAQLTGVFGRPT
- a CDS encoding Hpt domain-containing protein; amino-acid sequence: MADLHLDNAVLLALQDVMEDEYPLLLDTFLADSEERVRSLNAALQGRDAQALRLAVHSFKGSCSNMGAPLLAALCKQLEEIGRREQLAEAPAVLEQIEREFAIVRILFKSERQRYQSRT
- the fliL gene encoding flagellar basal body-associated protein FliL, whose product is MAKKEPAPPLPGSDAKPAGKLKLIIVIAVALLLAVGLSIGGTWLVLHKNSAADEAKSEEAAEGAAPGKQPAIYEQLAPAFVVNFKQDGRQRYMQVSIALMARDEAQLKALKVHLPMLRNRLVMLFSGQDFNALTTPVGKEMLRQQATASVQELAQKEIGQTVVEQVLFTNFVLQ
- a CDS encoding flagellar hook-length control protein FliK, whose translation is MSVAPDLLLTSKPEVKPKAPVAKAPAHTAEPRKDEASSFAQVYAKERQAKAAEGNDEAAKAKYDKSKEPERADDTTAVVAAGEPPLADSGKPLPTEPAQPDPAMLLAMAGQMPGEDGVLLDVEAEGEEAAALPLSAGTNLMGSGPASLTEASHDPQLDALNEVAGVNLALGLGAKNPAVAQQSAASAGAPPALNSVQGFAAAMAALSDPAKLQGEAKLEAELPLDELSGEGLEGLKDSPSDLRTESFANRLSALSQAIAQQSAPSQRTALVPGQPIPMQQGGWSEAVVDRVMWLSSQNLKSAEIQLDPTELGRLEVRIHMAQDQTQVTFASPNAGVRDALEGQMHRLRDMFAQQGMNLPDVNVSDQSLNRGWQGQGQGESGRGASQFRGGGEHFGADEEVSLSVSEIRSSAGGGGRSLVDYYA